A single genomic interval of Acipenser ruthenus chromosome 28, fAciRut3.2 maternal haplotype, whole genome shotgun sequence harbors:
- the LOC117434448 gene encoding U5 small nuclear ribonucleoprotein TSSC4-like, producing MSDKDDGDARRVVPGKATDCDSTVLSDTISLSDSDPEDSTAPYDPEVEDLSSDESSDGDCGSVPLGSASAGTKEPFQLKGTSSGFSFRSQSIFDSLGAAGKRAAPSLGDDDLSDGPFVRPLPPLAKKKDAEHGAPKPLSRAVPDYLAHPERWTKYSLEDVPETSNQRNTAVAQEFMGSLQKRKGESMDTRESFSPAFNQENSSSASGCRIVFSKPSRAVDAAEKQEEECEGKERGREDSVKKVGLLHLKELEDEVKADLKRKRADEGEGAGGLAAAVGFHSSRKINRKNIRKTVENQKEDD from the coding sequence ATGAGCGACAAAGATGACGGAGATGCCAGACGGGTAGTGCCCGGCAAGGCCACAGACTGCGACAGCACGGTGCTCTCAGACACCATCTCCCTGAGCGACTCCGACCCCGAGGACTCCACGGCCCCCTACGACCCTGAAGTGGAAGACTTATCCTCGGACGAGTCCTCGGATGGGGACTGCGGCTCCGTACCCCTTGGATCTGCATCCGCAGGTACGAAGGAGCCTTTCCAGCTGAAAGGTACCAGCTCGGGCTTCTCCTTCCGCAGCCAGAGCATATTCGACAGCCTGGGAGCCGCCGGCAAACGTGCAGCGCCTTCCCTGGGGGACGATGACCTCAGCGATGGCCCCTTCGTGCGCCCCCTACCCCCGCTGGCCAAGAAGAAGGATGCGGAACACGGGGCTCCCAAGCCTCTCTCCAGGGCCGTGCCAGACTATCTGGCCCACCCAGAGCGCTGGACCAAGTACAGCCTTGAAGACGTGCCGGAAACCAGCAATCAGCGGAACACCGCGGTGGCCCAGGAGTTCATGGGCAGCCTGCAGAAGAGGAAAGGAGAGTCGATGGACACTCGGGAGTCCTTCTCTCCAGCCTTCAACCAGGAGAACTCCAGCAGCGCGTCGGGCTGCAGGATTGTCTTCTCCAAGCCCAGCAGAGCTGTCGACGCTGCAGAGAAGCAGGAGGAGGAGTGCGAGGGCAAGGAAAGGGGCCGAGAGGACTCGGTAAAGAAGGTGGGTCTGCTACACCTGAAGGAGCTGGAGGATGAAGTGAAAGCAGACCTGAAGAGGAAGAGGGCCGATGAGGGGGAGGGAGCGGGGGGGCTGGCGGCAGCGGTGGGATTTCACAGCAGCCGGAAAATCAACAGGAAGAACATCCGAAAGACTGTGGAGAACCAGAAGGAGGATGACTAG